One Tenebrio molitor chromosome 2, icTenMoli1.1, whole genome shotgun sequence genomic region harbors:
- the LOC138123270 gene encoding zinc finger BED domain-containing protein 4-like produces MSKRQASDIWKHFIKVTDNVNKAKCTYCGSEISRGGQNAAAKGFTTSNMWAHVKRFHGDEVIKVQYDSSLDNSTTSDTPPIKKQATIPHLLENICGMYDINHPRAKEITQTIAELICLDMEPLDLVNKKGFNRLLRKLCPKYKIVSRTYITETVLPDMYSRVKNKVQIELNKIPYIVITTDLWTSDSSSNINDFISFTAHGINQNFETQNFCLEVMPFEGDSHSGENIAHNLNLAMLKWEINNKVVAVVTDNARNIVNAIKELQSLEHISCMVHTVQLVLHDGLLEQAAVKEVITISRKIIGHFSHSTKAAKMLLEAQTTYNIPKHVLIQDVPTRWDSTYYMLSRLYEQRISVQVVLPKLNCNYELSTQQWILVQKIVDILKYFEDVTKALSNENSLLSDAIPLRNSLMKIMEKISSDNSIHANDHCIKSIAQSLHQQLSARFCSIEENDSYIMATALNPKYKTRVFLSSTTARKAKELLCSTIRKQKDQNVRPLEEEPSTSSTSSRSDDIWSICQEIIDDVQQNEPLSNYIADAADEEVKAYLNAPNEPHSADPLYFWRTSQHFPRLKKLALKYLAYKASSVSSERLFSTAGLIQTDKRNRLSGENLQMLCFLNKNLRAVNFDY; encoded by the exons ATGTCTAAACGCCAGGCAAGTGATATTTGGAAgcattttattaaagtaaCAGATAACGTAAATAAAGCAAAATGCACTTATTGTGGTAGTGAAATTTCTCGTGGTGGTCAAAATGCAGCCGCTAAAGGTTTTACCACGAGCAATATGTGGGCACATGTCAAGCGATTCCATGGAGATGAAGTAATAAAGGTTCAATATGACTCAAGTTTGGATAATAGTACTACGAGTGATACACcaccaataaaaaaacaagCAACGATTCCTCAtcttttggaaaatatttgtggTATGTATGACATTAATCATCCTCGAGCAAAGGAGATAACGCAAACGATAGCTGAACTTATTTGTCTGGACATGGAACCCCTTGATCTTGTTAATAAGAAAGGATTCAATAGACTCTTGCGAAAGCTTTGTCCAAAGTACAAGATTGTATCCAGAACGTACATAACCGAAACAGTTCTTCCCGATATGTATTCAcgtgtaaaaaataaagtacaaATAGAATTGAACAAGATTCCATACATTGTAATTACTACGGATCTGTGGACTAGTGATTCATCTTCGAATATAAATGATTTTATTAGTTTTACTGCACATGGCATCaaccaaaattttgaaacacaaAACTTTTGTTTGGAAGTAATGCCTTTTGAAGGTGACAGTCATTCTGGTGAAAATATAGCTCACAACTTAAATTTGGCTATGTTAAAAtgggaaataaataataaagtagTGGCAGTTGTCACAGACAATGCCAGAAATATTGTAAATGCTATAAAGGAGCTTCAGTCTCTTGAACACATATCTTGTATGGTACATACAGTACAACTTGTTTTACATGATGGTTTGCTGGAACAGGCAGCTGTGAAGGAAGTAATTACCATTTCTAGAAAAATCATCGGTCATTTTAGTCATTCTACAAAAGCAGCGAAAATGCTTCTAGAAGCTCAAACAACATATAACATACcaaaacatgttttaattCAAGATGTTCCTACTCGTTGGGATTCTACCTATTACATGCTTAGTAGACTATATGAACAACGAATCTCTGTCCAAGTAGTTTTGCCCAAACTTAACTGTAACTATGAACTAAGTACTCAACAATGGATTCTGGTGCAGAAGATTGTagatatattaaaatattttgaggaTGTTACAAAAGCATTGAGTAATGAAAATTCGTTACTATCCGATGCAATTCCCTTAAGAAATAGTTTGATgaaaataatggaaaaaatttcTTCGGATAATTCTATCCATGCCAACGATCACTGCATCAAATCTATCGCACAATCTTTACATCAACAACTCTCCGCAAGATTTTGCAGTATTGAAGAAAATGATTCGTATATAATGGCGACGGCATTAAATCCGAAATACAAAACGCGAGTTTTCTTGTCATCAACTACAGCTAGGAAAGCCAAGGAACTCTTGTGTTCAACAATTCGTAAACAAAAGGATCAAAATGTTCGACCTCTTGAAGAAGAACCTTCTACCAGCAGCACAAGCAGTCGTAGTGATGATATTTGGAGTATTTGCCAAGAAATTATCGATGatgtacaacaaaatgaaCCCTTGTCAAATTATATAG CTGATGCTGCTGATGAGGAAGTTAAGGCCTATTTAAATGCTCCTAATGAACCACATTCTGCAGATCCATTATATTTTTGGAGAACTTCGCAACATTTCcctcgtttaaaaaaattggctttaaaatatttggccTATAAAGCTTCTTCAGTATCATCTGAAAGGCTGTTTTCAACTGCAGGCCTAATACAAACAGATAAAAGGAATCGTTTAAGTGGGGAGAATTTACAAATGCTTtgctttttgaataaaaatctGCGCGCAGTCAACTTTGATTATTAA